From the Labrus mixtus chromosome 17, fLabMix1.1, whole genome shotgun sequence genome, one window contains:
- the cacfd1 gene encoding calcium channel flower homolog isoform X1 gives MSSEETAASTKPTPDDDGMTWWYRWLCKIAGVLGGISCAVAGVWNCVTVNPLNIAAGVWMVSNAFVLFLCEVPFCCQFIEFANAVAARADKFKPWQKAFFYCGMALFPVFLSFSFTTLFGNAIAFATGVLYGLASLGKKGDAVTYARLQHQKQGDEERMTGTTNGAPE, from the exons ATGAGCTCTGAAGAGACTGCAGCGTCCACTAAACCCACTCCTGATGATGATGGCATGACCTGGTGGTACCGATGGCTCTGCAAAATAGCCGGGGTTTTAGGAGGAATAT CTTGTGCCGTCGCAGGAGTGTGGAACTGCGTCACCGTGAACCCTTTAAATATCGCTGCAGGAGTTTGGATGGT GTCGAACGCCTTCGTGCTGTTTCTCTGTGAAGTCCCGTTCTGTTGCCAGTTCATAGAGTTCGCTAATGCAGTCGCAGCCCGTGCAGACAAATTCAAACCCTGGCAGAAAGCCTTCTTCTACTGCGG GATggctctgtttcctgttttcttgagttTCTCCTTTACAACCTTGTTTGGAAATGCCATCGCCTTTGCTACAGGAGTTCTGTACGGCCTCGCGTCTTTGGGCAAAAA GGGAGACGCAGTGACCTACGCCAGACTTCAACACCAGAAACAGGGGGATGAAGAGAGGATGACGGGAACGACAAACGGGGCTCCAGAGTGA
- the cacfd1 gene encoding calcium channel flower homolog isoform X2 yields MSSEETAASTKPTPDDDGMTWWYRWLCKIAGVLGGISCAVAGVWNCVTVNPLNIAAGVWMVSNAFVLFLCEVPFCCQFIEFANAVAARADKFKPWQKAFFYCGMALFPVFLSFSFTTLFGNAIAFATGVLYGLASLGKKYYNRLSY; encoded by the exons ATGAGCTCTGAAGAGACTGCAGCGTCCACTAAACCCACTCCTGATGATGATGGCATGACCTGGTGGTACCGATGGCTCTGCAAAATAGCCGGGGTTTTAGGAGGAATAT CTTGTGCCGTCGCAGGAGTGTGGAACTGCGTCACCGTGAACCCTTTAAATATCGCTGCAGGAGTTTGGATGGT GTCGAACGCCTTCGTGCTGTTTCTCTGTGAAGTCCCGTTCTGTTGCCAGTTCATAGAGTTCGCTAATGCAGTCGCAGCCCGTGCAGACAAATTCAAACCCTGGCAGAAAGCCTTCTTCTACTGCGG GATggctctgtttcctgttttcttgagttTCTCCTTTACAACCTTGTTTGGAAATGCCATCGCCTTTGCTACAGGAGTTCTGTACGGCCTCGCGTCTTTGGGCAAAAA GTATTATAACAGACTCTCTTATTAA